The Halorubrum sp. BV1 genome contains the following window.
TTTCGCCCCCGGGCACGGCGACACGCCGGCCCGGAGCCGAACGCGTCGGGTAGCTCGCGGACTCGCCGACCGCGGCCACGAGGTGACGTGGCTCTGTGCCCGCTGGTGGGGCGGGGATCACGACGTCTTCGAGGAGGAGGGAATCACGTACCGGTCGGTCACCGCCGATCCCGCTCCGTCGGCGTTCGCGGCCCGGCTCCCGCTCGCGCTCCGCCGCGTCGCACCCGACGTGGTCCACGCGGTCAACAGCCCGCCGACGCCCGGGGTCGGCGCGACGGTCGCGGGAACGCTCTCTCGGACTCCCGTCCTCGTCGACTGGTGGCACGACCACCCGGCAGACGCCGCGCGGCGGTACCGCCTGCTCGCGCGGAGCGCCGACCTCGTGACGACCCCCTCGCGAACGGTCAAGACGCGCGTGCGAGAACACGGTGCCGACGGCGACGACGTGCGAGTCGTTCCGGAGAGCATTGACTTCGACCTCGTGACTGACGCCGCGGTCGACGATCGATTCGACGCGGTGTACTCGCGGCGGCTCGACCGACACGCCAACGTCGAGACGTTCCTGCTCGGGCTCGCCGAGCTTCGCGGCCGCGACTGGACCGCCGCGGTCGTTGGTGACGGCCCAGAGCGCGGCCGGATCGAGTCGATGGCGAGCGACCTTCGGATCGACGACCGAGTGTCGTTCCTCGGCGACCTGCCGCTCCGCGAGCGCGTCTCGCTTTTCAAGGGGACACACGTCGCCGTCGCGACGGCGACGTGGGAGACGTTCGCCACGGAGCTTCTGTGGGCGCTCGCGTGCGGCTGCGTCGCGCTCGTCGAGTATCAGGCGGACTCCAGCGCACACGAACTCGTCGAGGGACGTCAGCGTGGACGACTGGTGACGACGCCGGCGGAACTCGCCGACGAGTTCGTCGCCGTCGCCGACCTCGATCGAAAAACGGTCGAACGCGACTTCGCCGAGTACGACCACGACGCCGTCTTGGACCGATACGTCGAGGCGTACCGGTCGCTCGCGAGCGCGTGACGCCGCGGACGCGTGGCGTCGGTGTAGCTTCAACAGAAACAGCGCGCGACGAGCCGACGCGGCGAATCGGGTGCGGCCCGCAGTTCGGGATGGTTACGCGTCTTCGGCGGTGATCGTCCCGCCGTACTTCATGAAGACGAACGCGAGTCCGAGCGTGCTCACCATCGCGATGAACGTCGCGATGCCGAGCGCGCGAGCGCCCTGCGGAACGAACACGGCGTTACTGCCGCCGCCCCCGCCGGTCTCGACGGTGGCTATGTCCTCGCCGACGGCGAGGCCGGCGTGCATGCCGACGGCCGTGTGCGGAACGCAGTGGTAGTGGGTGATCCCGGCGTCCTCTTCGGTCACCTCGTACTCGTAGGTGTGCCCCTCTTCGCCGACCGGGTCGCCGCTGTCGAGGCTCGCCGACCCCTCGACGGTCTGGACGTTGTGTGCGCCCCCGTTGCCCGTCCACTCCCACGTGATCGTCGTACCCGTGTCGACCCACACGAGCGTCGGGTCGAACGCGAGCCCTTGGTCGCCGGCACCGACCGAGATGGTCAGCGAGTCCTGTCCGCGGGCGTCCTGATAGGAGCCGACGTTCCCGCTCGATGCCCCGCTCGGCCAGTCGGGTTCGACTTCCTGTGCCGCCGCGGTTCCCGAGGTCGCCGTCGCCGCGCCAGCGGTCGCGGCCGCGCCGCCGGCGGTCCGGATGAACGTGCGCCGCGAGACGTCGTCCGTGCTCATACCCCCCGATTCGTGACGGGTTGTAGTGAATATGTTGATCCGACCGCGAGAGCGATCCACACTGTTGGGCCGTTCGACTGAGACACCGCGGGCCGCTCGGTGGGCGTCCGCTCGCGGCGAGTCACTCCTCGCGGTACGGCTCACACACCAGCTCGACGCCTTCCTCGAAGCCGATCTCCGGCTCCCAGCCGGTGGCCTCGTGGAACGTCGAGTAGTCGGCCATCGTGTCGTGGACGTAGCCGTCGAAGGGACATTCGATGTATTCCGGGTCGATGTCGGTGCCGAGCGCGTCGTTGATCAGTTCGACCATCTCGTTGAACGTGTACGCCTCCTCGGTGCCGACGTTGTAGACGCCGGTCAGCTCGTGGTCCGCGGCGAGCTCGCAGGCGCGGGCCACGTCCGAGACGTGGGTGAAATCCCGCGTTTGGCTGCCGTCGCCGAACAGCTCGGGAGCCTCTCCGGAGGCTATCACATCCGCGAACTGCGCCACCGTGTTCGCGTACTCACCCTTGTGGGCCTCGTTGCCGCCGAAGCCCTGATACACGGAGAAAAATCGGAGCCCGGCCATGTTCATGTCGTGGTGGTTCGCGTAGTACTCGGCGTAGCGTTCCCGGGAGAGCTTGGAGGCCTCGTAGGCCGTGTGCGCCTCCACGTCCATCTCGACCGGCGAGGGGTCGGTGCGACTCCCGTAGATGGAGGAGGTGGACGCGTAGACGACCGTGTCACAGCCCGCCTCGCGGGCGCGCTCGACCGTGTTGATGAACCCCTCGACGTTGACGCGACAGCCGCGCTGGGGGTCCGACTCGTGCATGTTCCGCGAGGAGAGCGCGGCGAGGTGGAAGACGACATCGACGTCGACAGGGTAGTCGTCGTCGAGCACCGAAGCCTCGACGAACTCCACCTCCGGGTCGAGATTCTCCGGCGTTCCGAGGTAGGTGTCGTCGACCGCGATCACGTCGTTGTCCGCGGCGAGTCGGTTCGCGAGGGTCGAGCCGATGAAGCCCGCGCCGCCCGTCACGAGGACGCGCTTGTTCTGCATGGTCCAGTGTCGTCGCGGCGGGAGGATTATCGTGTCGGTTTCGACGGCGACCGCTCCCCCTCGCTACGGCGAGGGCGGGGCGTCCACGTCGACGCGGTCGTGGATGGCCCCGTCGCGCTGGCGAAGGTGTCCCGGCGTCCGGTCGTTCGACACGGCGAGAGCCTCGCCGACGATGCTGTGTGCGATCTGGTACGGGGAGCCGCCGCCGAGATCGAGTCCGACGGGCGTGTACAGCGACGTGAGCTCCGCCTCCGTGAACGTCGTTCCCTCGTCGTCGAACGCCTCCAGCATCTCGTCGAATCGTTCGCGCGGCCCCATCAGCCCGACGTACGGCGCGTCCGAGCGGAGCAGGGTCTCGACGGCGAGCCGATCGTCAACGAAGTTGTGTGTCATCACGACGGCGTGCGTCCGGCCGTCGATGTCGAGCGCGTCGTCGAGCGTCCCCGGTGACGTTGTCACGGTCCGGTGTGCCTCGGGGAACCGCGATTCGAGGTCGACCGCGCCGCGGAAGCCGACGACGGTGACCCGGAAGTCGGTTCGCTCGGCCAGCTCCACGACCGGCCCGACGTCGTGACCCGTCCCGAAGACGACCAGGTCGGCGGGCGCAGCTATCCCGTCGACGAACACCGTGAGCGTCTGACCGTCCCGTCCCTCGACGGTCACGACGTCGGCGGAGCCGCGCTCGGCGAGGTCAGCGGCCGGTCCCGAGAGCGCCTCGGCCGGCCACGCGTCCGCGGACGAGCCGTCGGAAAGTCGCAGCTGTCCCTCGTCGGGATGGTAGTACGCGCGGTCGCCGAGTTGTCCCGGGGCGTCTGGGTTCTTGCCGTCGTCGTTGCCGTCGCCTCCGACGCCTCCGTTTCCGTCGTCTCCCACGCGTCCGTCGCGCTCGTCCCCGAGCCGTTCGTCTCCGTCGGCGGAGAGGACGGTGAGCACCGCCACGTCGCGACCGGCGTCGAACGCCTCGACCGCCGGACGATACGTCTCGTCGAGTGGTTCGAGCAGGATGTCGATGACGCCGTTACAGCCCACGCCGAGCCCCCAGACGTCGTCGGCGTCGTCGCCCATCAGGTCGTAGGTCACCCGGTCCGGTCGGCCGCTCTCCCTGACCGATTCCGCGGCGGCGAGCAAGTCGTCCTCGATGCACCCGGCCGTGATCGATCCGACGCCTCCTTCGTCGTCGAGGAGCATCTTCGCCCCCGGACGGCGGTAGGCGCTCCCCTCGACGTCGACGATCGTCGCGAGGACGCCCGTGCCGTCGGAATCGAGGTGGTCGTGAACGCGCTGTACGACTTCGGTCTCCGGAACGCTCCAGTTGCTCTCTGTCATGTCAAGTACCCGATTGCAGATCCATGGTTTCGGGCGCGTCACGCGCCGCGTACACCTTTCGAACGCCGCTATCGTGGAGGTCGGTCCCGCAGCCGCCGTCCGCGACCGCCGACCGCACCCGCTCGGGGTCGGCTATCGCCGCGCCGGCGACGACGTCGACGCCGCGGTCGAAGAGCGGGGCAGGCAGGGCGGAGGCCGTCGCGCCGACCACGACGACCGTCGCGGACGCGGGGGCGGCGGCGAGGTATCGCTCTATCCCCCCGTACACCAGCGTCGAGCCGGTGACGAACACCACGTCGGCTCCCTTCATCGCGGCCGCGGTTTCCGTCGGCGTGAACGCCTGCACCGCGACCCCCGGCGGCGTCGAGACGGTCTCGACCGCGACGGGCTCGCGCTCTATCACGCGGACCTCGACGTCGTCGAATTTCCGGAACGCCGGCCGAAACAGCCCGACCGTGGTGATCCGCGACACGGACGCGGCGAGCAGCGCCATCGGATCGCCAGTTCGCCAGTCGAGAAACGGGACCGAAAGCGCGTTCAGCGCCGCGACGGCGAACGCGCGCTCGCCGAGCGGGACATCCCGAGCGTCGCGATCCGCGAACGGTACCACCAGTCCGTCGAGGTCGTCCGGCGGCGACGGCGACGTCCCCGACGGGCGGTGTGCGAGGCCCGCAGACGCCCGATGCTGGCCCTCGGCGTCGTCGGCGCCGCCGCCGACGAGTTCCACGAGCACCGCCGCGGTACCCACCGTGGCGCGGTCCAGTCGAACGCCGTCGAACGCGCCGCGGGCGCGAAGCGCGTCGAGGGTCGCTCGCAAAACTGGTCCCGGCCAGTCGGATCCGGAACCGCCGTCAGGCCCGCGATCCGGGTCGGCGTCGGTCATACGACCCCCTCCCCGCCGTCGATCCGGCGCGAGTCGTGTTCGTAGCCGACCGCGCCCGCGAGGCCGCGGCGCTCGATCTGCCGGGCGGCTTCGGCGAGGTCCGCGGCCGACGCGAACCCGAACAGGGCGTCGACGTACGGCGCGGCGTCGCTCATCCCGCGCGATTCGGGCGCGAACGACGCCGAGACCGCGAGCGGATTGAGCCAGACGACACCCTCGGCACGGTCGGCGATCCACGTCATGCCGTCGACGAGCAGCTCCGGGTCACCAACGTCGAGTCCGTCGCTTACGACCACGACGACGGTTCGTCGGTCGACCGCGTGCGGGGCCGTCCGGCGCAGCCGGTCGACCGCGTGACCGATCCGGGTCCCGCCGCCCCACTCGACCTCGGCGGCGCGAAGGGCGTCCGCCGGCGACCGCGTCGAGTCGGCGAACGCGTCGGTCGCCTCCACGAGGTCCGTGTCGAAGAGGAACACCCGTGCGCCCTGCGCGCTCGCCGTGACCTGCACGCCGAGTTCCAACAGCGCGCCCCGGTCGACCGTGTCGAGCACCGAACCGCTGACGTCGACGAGCAGACAGCAGCGGAACTCCGACGGCACGGGGGCGTCGCGCGGGAGGTCTATCGGCGCGCCGCCCGTCTGGAGGCTCGCCCGGAGCGCACCTCGGGCGTCGACGGCCGGCCCCGACGGCGAGCGTCGCCGCCGGCGGCCCGGCAGCGACGACAGCGCGTCCACGAACCGGCGGACGCTCGCCGCCTCGGCCGAGGACGCTGTCGGAACGTCGGCCGCGACGAGTTCGCTCTCGCCGACCGCGCTGTACCGGCGGCCGTCCGTCTCCTCGCCACGGTCGCCGGCGGGGCGGTCGCCGGCGACGTGGCGACGGTCGGTCGGAATGTGGACCGTCGGGTCGCCGTCGGCGTCGGCGTCCGTCTCCGGCGGCTCGGCGTCGGCGAGCACTCCCGGATCGTCGGCCGCCGAGCCGCTCCCGTCGGGGACGTCAGGCGGCTCGTCGCGGGCGTCGTCACCCTGTTCCGAATCGTCCCCCGGTGACGGCCCGCCGTGAGCGGTGGCGATCCGGTCGAGCCCGCTCCGGAGCCGGTGCCAGAACGTCGGGAACGCGTCCGCGAACGCGTCGGCATCGGCGGCCTCGGTGAGGAGACTCGCGCGCAGCGCGGCCGCCACGCGCCGCTCGTCTCCGAGCCCGACCGCAGCCAGCGCGCGCGCCGCGTCGAGCGTCCCGGTCGCCGGGACGCTGACCCCGTCGTTCCGGAGGACGGCGACGAGCCGGACCACCTCCGTCAGGAGGTGCGTCTTGGCCGCCGGGAAGTCGGGCGTCTCCGTCCCGGAACCCCCGTAGACACCGACGTCGGCGTCGGCGACCCCGGCCTCGGCGTCGACGGGCTCGAACTCCGTCTCGTCGTCGTGGTCGGCCATGCTCACTCGACCCGCTCTGCCGCCTCGCGAGCGGCCTCGTGGAGGCGTTCGAGCAGTTCCCCGTCGACGCGAGCGACGTCTTCCGCCTCCTTCAGCAGGCAGCCGATCGTCCGCTCTATCTCCTCGGGCGAGAGCGGTTCGTCCCCGTCCTCGTGCCGCAGGGCCGCGACCGCCCGCGCCCAGTCCAGCGTCTCCGCGACGCCCGGCCGCTTGAGGAACGACTCCTCCCGGAGGTTCGCGACCACGGAGCACACCTCGGCCGCGACGGCGGCGTCGAGTTCAGGCACTTTCCGGCGGACGATCTCGTACTCCGTCTCGAACGACGGCGGCTCGACGTGGAGGTACAGACAGCGCCGCTTCAGCGCGTCGCTCAGGCCGCGCGTCCGGTTCGATGTGAGTATCACGACCGGCGGGGTCGACGCGTTCACGGTTCCGAGCTCGGGGATCGACACCTGAAAGTCCGAGAGCAGCTCCAAGAGGAACGCCTCGAACTCCTCATCGGCGCGGTCGATCTCGTCTATCAAAAGCACCGGCGGGGTCTCGCCGTCGGTCCGGAGCGCGCGCAACAGCGGGCGTTCCAGCAGGTACTCCTCGTCGAATACGGAGCCGGATCCGGTTCCGCCGGGGCTCGCTTCGCTCGGCTCGCTTTGTGCCGCCGCGTCGTCGTTCGCCGAGACCGCCGCGCCGTCGCCGGCCACGGTCCCCTCGTCGGCCTGCACGGCGAGCAGCTGTTTCGTGTAGTTCCACTCGTAAAGCGCGTTCTCGGCGGTGAGTCCCTCGTAACACTGGAGGCGGATCAGCTCCGTGTCGAACCCCTCGGCGAGCGTCTTGCCAAGTTCGGTCTTGCCGCTGCCCGGCGGCCCCTCGACCAAGAGCGGCCGCCCGAGCCGGAGCGCGAGTTCGACCGTCGTGACGGTACGGTCGTCGGCGACGTAGTCGGTGCGCTCGAACCGCTCGCGAAGCGCCGCCTCCGTGACCGACGCGAATGGGTTCGCGTCCATCTCACCGTTCACGCTTCGACCTCCCCGTCGAGATACGACGCCGGGTCGTTGGCGAACGAGTCGGCACAGCCGTGACAACAGAAGTGGTACGTCCGGCCGTCGTGCTCGACCGACGCGTCCGCCGCCGCCGGGTCCACGGTCATGCCGCAGACCGGATCGACCGCGGTCTCGTCGTCCGCAGACGCATCGGAGCCGTCTTCAGTTGCGCCCGAGTCGTCTCCGGCTGCCCCCGAGTCGTCCCCGGCTGCGTCCGTTGCAGCCTCGGCGTCGTCACCGGCCGCCGCGGCCTCGCCCGGATCCGACGGGGTCGCCTTCGACCGCTCGTCGACTATCTCCGCGAGCAGGCTCGCCGCGATCGCCGCGGGCGTGTACGCGGCCACGTCGACGCCCGCGGGATTCGTCACCGCGCCCACGACGTCCCCCACGTCGCGGTCGAGCAGTCCGGCCGCGCGCTCCGTCTCCTCGGCCGCGCGCTCGTCGCTCGCGACCAGTCCGATGTAGGACGCGTCGGCGAGGACGCCCGCGGCCACGCCCCGGGCGTCGTACTCCCCCATCGAGGCGACGACGACGAGCGGCGAGTCGCCGACGGCGTCGGCGATCGCCTCGTGGTCGACCGTTGCCACCACCCGGGTCTCCGCGGGAACGTCCCGGTCCGCGTCGCCGTCCGCGACGACGAGCGTCACGTCGACCGTCAGCTCTCCAGCCAGACGAGCGAGCGCGCGCGCGACCGGCGAGTCGCCGACGATCACGAGCTCCGTCGTCGGCGTCACGGGCTCGACGAACAGTTCGAGGACGCCCTCGCTGTGACACGTCATCGGGAAGGCGTCGAGTCCCGGCCGGTCCACGGTCTCCGGGTCGGGCGCGATCCCCACGAGCCGCGGCGTCCCCTCCTCTATCGCGGCGACTCCCTGCGTCGCCACCACCGACTGCGCGCAGGCGGCACCGCCGACCCACCCGTGGATCTCACCGTCCGCGGTCACGACGGCGCGGTCGCCGACGTTGGCAGACACCGGCGGCTCGCGGCGGACGATCGTCGCCCGCGCGAACGCCTCCCCTCGGTCGGCGAGCGTCGCCTCCAGCGCGGAGACGTCGCCGTCGTCGATCGTCGTCGTTGTCCCTCTCGCTCCGTCCGTGACGGGCCGTCCGACGCCGTCGCGTGTGGACCCGTCGGTCCCGTCGTGTGCGGCCTCGTCGGTCCCGTCGCGGGGAGCCTCGTCGGTCTCGTCGTGTTCGGTCTCGTCGTGTGTCATCTGTGTGGAAACGGTGCCGCCGCCCCGCCAGACGCGTCCGAGGCGGCGGACGGCGCGGAGGTGGTTGGTGCGGGATCAGTCGTCTGCCGGCTCGGCGTCGTCGCCGAGGTCGAACTCGACGTTGTGGGCCGGCTGGTGGGCGAGGCCGGCGTCGTCGAGCGTCTCCCAGACGACGTCCGGCGTCATCGGCATCTCCACGTGGGAGACGCCGGCGTGGCTCATCGCGTCGACGACGGCGTTGACGAT
Protein-coding sequences here:
- a CDS encoding MoxR family ATPase — translated: MDANPFASVTEAALRERFERTDYVADDRTVTTVELALRLGRPLLVEGPPGSGKTELGKTLAEGFDTELIRLQCYEGLTAENALYEWNYTKQLLAVQADEGTVAGDGAAVSANDDAAAQSEPSEASPGGTGSGSVFDEEYLLERPLLRALRTDGETPPVLLIDEIDRADEEFEAFLLELLSDFQVSIPELGTVNASTPPVVILTSNRTRGLSDALKRRCLYLHVEPPSFETEYEIVRRKVPELDAAVAAEVCSVVANLREESFLKRPGVAETLDWARAVAALRHEDGDEPLSPEEIERTIGCLLKEAEDVARVDGELLERLHEAAREAAERVE
- a CDS encoding NAD-dependent epimerase/dehydratase family protein; its protein translation is MQNKRVLVTGGAGFIGSTLANRLAADNDVIAVDDTYLGTPENLDPEVEFVEASVLDDDYPVDVDVVFHLAALSSRNMHESDPQRGCRVNVEGFINTVERAREAGCDTVVYASTSSIYGSRTDPSPVEMDVEAHTAYEASKLSRERYAEYYANHHDMNMAGLRFFSVYQGFGGNEAHKGEYANTVAQFADVIASGEAPELFGDGSQTRDFTHVSDVARACELAADHELTGVYNVGTEEAYTFNEMVELINDALGTDIDPEYIECPFDGYVHDTMADYSTFHEATGWEPEIGFEEGVELVCEPYREE
- a CDS encoding XdhC family protein, producing MTESNWSVPETEVVQRVHDHLDSDGTGVLATIVDVEGSAYRRPGAKMLLDDEGGVGSITAGCIEDDLLAAAESVRESGRPDRVTYDLMGDDADDVWGLGVGCNGVIDILLEPLDETYRPAVEAFDAGRDVAVLTVLSADGDERLGDERDGRVGDDGNGGVGGDGNDDGKNPDAPGQLGDRAYYHPDEGQLRLSDGSSADAWPAEALSGPAADLAERGSADVVTVEGRDGQTLTVFVDGIAAPADLVVFGTGHDVGPVVELAERTDFRVTVVGFRGAVDLESRFPEAHRTVTTSPGTLDDALDIDGRTHAVVMTHNFVDDRLAVETLLRSDAPYVGLMGPRERFDEMLEAFDDEGTTFTEAELTSLYTPVGLDLGGGSPYQIAHSIVGEALAVSNDRTPGHLRQRDGAIHDRVDVDAPPSP
- a CDS encoding halocyanin domain-containing protein; the encoded protein is MSTDDVSRRTFIRTAGGAAATAGAATATSGTAAAQEVEPDWPSGASSGNVGSYQDARGQDSLTISVGAGDQGLAFDPTLVWVDTGTTITWEWTGNGGAHNVQTVEGSASLDSGDPVGEEGHTYEYEVTEEDAGITHYHCVPHTAVGMHAGLAVGEDIATVETGGGGGSNAVFVPQGARALGIATFIAMVSTLGLAFVFMKYGGTITAEDA
- a CDS encoding XdhC family protein, translating into MTHDETEHDETDEAPRDGTDEAAHDGTDGSTRDGVGRPVTDGARGTTTTIDDGDVSALEATLADRGEAFARATIVRREPPVSANVGDRAVVTADGEIHGWVGGAACAQSVVATQGVAAIEEGTPRLVGIAPDPETVDRPGLDAFPMTCHSEGVLELFVEPVTPTTELVIVGDSPVARALARLAGELTVDVTLVVADGDADRDVPAETRVVATVDHEAIADAVGDSPLVVVASMGEYDARGVAAGVLADASYIGLVASDERAAEETERAAGLLDRDVGDVVGAVTNPAGVDVAAYTPAAIAASLLAEIVDERSKATPSDPGEAAAAGDDAEAATDAAGDDSGAAGDDSGATEDGSDASADDETAVDPVCGMTVDPAAADASVEHDGRTYHFCCHGCADSFANDPASYLDGEVEA
- a CDS encoding Rossmann-like domain-containing protein, whose protein sequence is MTDADPDRGPDGGSGSDWPGPVLRATLDALRARGAFDGVRLDRATVGTAAVLVELVGGGADDAEGQHRASAGLAHRPSGTSPSPPDDLDGLVVPFADRDARDVPLGERAFAVAALNALSVPFLDWRTGDPMALLAASVSRITTVGLFRPAFRKFDDVEVRVIEREPVAVETVSTPPGVAVQAFTPTETAAAMKGADVVFVTGSTLVYGGIERYLAAAPASATVVVVGATASALPAPLFDRGVDVVAGAAIADPERVRSAVADGGCGTDLHDSGVRKVYAARDAPETMDLQSGT
- a CDS encoding VWA domain-containing protein, which produces MADHDDETEFEPVDAEAGVADADVGVYGGSGTETPDFPAAKTHLLTEVVRLVAVLRNDGVSVPATGTLDAARALAAVGLGDERRVAAALRASLLTEAADADAFADAFPTFWHRLRSGLDRIATAHGGPSPGDDSEQGDDARDEPPDVPDGSGSAADDPGVLADAEPPETDADADGDPTVHIPTDRRHVAGDRPAGDRGEETDGRRYSAVGESELVAADVPTASSAEAASVRRFVDALSSLPGRRRRRSPSGPAVDARGALRASLQTGGAPIDLPRDAPVPSEFRCCLLVDVSGSVLDTVDRGALLELGVQVTASAQGARVFLFDTDLVEATDAFADSTRSPADALRAAEVEWGGGTRIGHAVDRLRRTAPHAVDRRTVVVVVSDGLDVGDPELLVDGMTWIADRAEGVVWLNPLAVSASFAPESRGMSDAAPYVDALFGFASAADLAEAARQIERRGLAGAVGYEHDSRRIDGGEGVV
- a CDS encoding glycosyltransferase family 4 protein, with the protein product MRVAFVSLFAPGHGDTPARSRTRRVARGLADRGHEVTWLCARWWGGDHDVFEEEGITYRSVTADPAPSAFAARLPLALRRVAPDVVHAVNSPPTPGVGATVAGTLSRTPVLVDWWHDHPADAARRYRLLARSADLVTTPSRTVKTRVREHGADGDDVRVVPESIDFDLVTDAAVDDRFDAVYSRRLDRHANVETFLLGLAELRGRDWTAAVVGDGPERGRIESMASDLRIDDRVSFLGDLPLRERVSLFKGTHVAVATATWETFATELLWALACGCVALVEYQADSSAHELVEGRQRGRLVTTPAELADEFVAVADLDRKTVERDFAEYDHDAVLDRYVEAYRSLASA